Within Flagellimonas maritima, the genomic segment CCACCAGTGTTATTTGTAGTTCTTGAAATAAATTCTTGAACAAATGATTGTGGCATAGTGGCTATAATTCCAATCATAATCAATAAAGAAATACCGTTTCCGATACCCTTATCGGTGATTTTTTCACCAAGCCACATTGCAAAAACACATCCGGTAACCAATATTATTACCGCTGGGATAATGAAATCTAAACCTTTCCCTAAAACAAAGGCACTGTCAGGAACACCCAGAGCACCCAAACCGAACAAATAAGCAGGAGCTTGAACGATACAAATCCCTATAGTCAGCCAACGTGTGATTTGATTGATGGTTTTTCTACCACTTTCTCCTTCCTTCTGCAATTTCTGAAGATAAGGAATCGCAATACCCATCAATTGCACTACAATGGAAGCTGAAATATAAGGCATGATACCCAATGCAAATACAGAAGCATTTGCAAAAGCACCTCCTGTGAAAGCATTAAGTAAGCCCAATATTCCTTCACCGGCAGCACTGTTTAATTGTGCCAATTGGGAAGTATCAATACCGGGAAGGACGACTTGGGCACCAAAACGATACACTATAAGCAAACCAAGAGTAACGAGGATTCGCTGCCTTAGTTCTTCTATCTTCCAAATATTTGATATGGTCTCAATAAATTTCTTCATGCTATTCTATTCCTTATAGACTTATTGCCTCTCCTCCTGCAGCTTCAATCGCAGATTTAGCTGAAGCAGTAAATTTATGTACGGATACTTTTAAAGATGCTTTTAACTCGCCATCCCCTAAAATTTTCACCAAATCGTTTTTGCGGGCCAATCTATTTTCTACAAGGGTATCCAACGTTACTTCATTTTTTATAGTACCGTTATCTACCAACTCTTGCAATTTGCTCAAATTGATTCCTTGATATTCCTTTCTATTGATGTTGTTAAAACCAAATTTAGGAACACGTCTTTGCAAAGGCATTTGTCCACCTTCAAAACCAATTTTTTTGGAATATCCAGATCTGGATTTTGCTCCTTTGTGACCTCTTGCTGCAGTTCCGCCCTTACCAGAGGCTTGGCCTCTTCCTAAACGTTTTCCATCTCTGTTTACAGCGCCTTCTGCTGGTTTAAGATTATGTAAATCCATTACCGTTATATATTTTTAAGCCTCCTCAGTGGAAACTAAATGTTTTACCTTATTGATCATTCCAAGGATATTGGGGGTTGCATCGTGCTCAACAACATGCCCAATCTTACGCAGTCCCAATGCCTCCAGAGTTCTCTTCTGATTCTGGGTTCTTTTAATAGCGCTCTTTACCTGTTTAACTTTAATCTTTGACATTGTATCCTTCTATTTATCCCTTAAAGACTTTTTCCAAAGAAATACCTCTTTGGTTGGCAACGGTTTGAGCTCCTCTTAGTTGTAAGAGAGCATCAAATGTAGCTTTAACAACATTATGTGGGTTGGAAGAACCTTGCGATTTTGATAATACATCGTTAACGCCAACTGCTTCCAGTACTGCTCTAACCGCACCTCCTGCAATTACTCCCGTACCATGCGATGCTGGTTTAATAAACACGCGTGCACCTCCAAATTTACCTTTTTGCTCATGTGGAAGCGTTCCTTTATTTAAAGGAATTCTAATTAGATTTTTCTTTGCATCTTCAATTGCTTTTGCAATGGCAGTGGCAACTTCCTTGGATTTTCCCAATCCATGTCCAACAACCCCGTTCTCATCACCAACTACAACAATTGCCGAAAAACCAAATGCTCTACCACCTTTAGTAACTTTAGTGACCCTTTGGACACCTACTAAGCGGTCTTTCAACTCCAGTCCTCCTGGCTTGACTGTTTCTACGTTTTTATATTTTTGGTACATAGTCTTTTTAGAATTTTAGTCCTGCTTCTCTTGCGCCTTCTGCCAATGATTTTACCCTACCGTGATAAAGGTTTCCGCCTCTATCAAAAGCTACAGCTTCTATACCTAGCTTTTTTCCTTTTTCTGCAATTGCCTTACCAACCTGAGTAGCAATCTCAGTCTTTGTTCCTTTAGCTTCTACACCTTTATCTCGTGATGATGCAGCTGCTAACGTAACTCCATTAATATCATCTATCAATTGAGCGTATATCTCTTTATTACTTCTAAAAACAGACAATCTTGGTCTTGTTTCAGTACCAGAAGATACTTTTCGTATTCTTCTTCTGATTCGTAATTTTCTTTCAGTTTTAGATAATCCCATAGTACTGTTAATTATGCTGATTTACCTGCTTTTCTTCTTAATTGTTCACCGACAAACTTAATTCCTTTTCCTTTGTAAGGCTCAGGCTTACGGAAAGCCCTAATTTTCGCCGCTACTTGACCTACCAATTGTTTGTCATGAGACGTTAGTTTTACGATAGGATTCTTTCCTTTTTCAGAAATCGTCTCGATTTTTACTTCAGGAGCTATATCCAATACGATATTATGAGAGAAACCCAAAGCCAGATCCAATTTTTGACCTTGGTTACTTGCTCTATACCCTACACCTACCAATTCCAATTCTTTTGTCCATCCTTTAGAAACACCGTCTACCATATTGCTTACCAAGGAGCGATATAGTCCATGTTTTGCTTTGTGCTCCTTTGAATCAGATGGGCGAGCTATATGAACATTTCCTTCCTCAACTTTTATAGCAACTCCTGAAAATTCTTGGGAAAGCTCCCCCAATTTACCTTTTACGGTAACTACATTCTCATTCACTTCTACAGTGACACCCTCTGAAATTGCAATTGGATTGTTACCTATTCTAGACATTTTTTTTCTCTTTACTCAATTAATAAACGTAGCACAATACTTCGCCACCAACATTGTCTTGCTTTGCTTGTTTGCTTGTCATAACACCATATGATGTTGAGACTATGGCCACACCCAACCCGTTAAGCACTCTTGGAAGCTCACCTGAACCTGAATATTTACGAAGTCCTGGCTTACTGACTCTTTGTAATTTTTTGATTACTGGTTCTTTGGTAAACTTGTCATATTTTAAGGCAATTTTTATGTTCCCTTGAACTTTGTTATCCTCAAACTTGTAACTTAATATATATCCTTGATCGAACAATATTTTAGTAATCTGTCTTTTTAGGTTGGAAGCAGGGATATCCACTACCCTATGACCCGCACTGCTAGCGTTTCTTATTCTGGTCAAATAATCTGAAATTGGATCTGTAAGCATTTCTTTTCTTTATCTATTTACCAACTTGCTTTTTTAACTCCTGGTATCAAGCCTTGATTGGCCATCTCCCTAAAAGTAACCCTAGATATACCAAATGTTCTCATGTATCCTCTTGGTCTACCTGTTAATTTGCAACGATTTCTCATACGAACCGGAGAAGCATTTTTAGGAAGCTTCTGTAAAGCTTCATAATCGCCAGCTTCTTTTAAAGCTTTTCTCTTTTCCGCGTATTTTGCAACCATTTTTGCCCTTTTTACCTCACGGGCTTTCATTGATTCCTTAGCCATACTAGTTCTTTTTAAAGGGTAATCCCAATTCGCTTAGCAATGATTTTGCTTCTTTATCTGTATCTGCAGAAGTTACGAATGTGATATCCATCCCATTTATTCTGTTGATTTTGTCTATATTGATTTCTGGGAAAATAATTTGCTCAGTAATACCAAGGTTATAATTTCCTCTACCATCAAAACCAGTAGCTCTGATTCCTTGAAAATCACGAACACGGGGAAGAGCGGAAGTAATCAATCTATCCAGAAACTCATACATTCTTTCTCCACGTAGTGTAACTTTAGCTCCAATAGGCATGCCCTTTCTCAATTTGAAGGTCGCAACATCTTTCTTGGACATTGTAGCAATGGCTTTTTGACCAGTGATATTTGTCAACTCATCAACAGCATGGTCAATAAGCTTTTTATCAGATACTGCAGCTCCAACTCCGCGGCTTACCACTATTTTTTCCAACTTTGGGACCTGCATTACATTTTTGTAACCAAATTCCTCAGAAAGTGCCTTAACAACACGTTCTTTATATTCTTTTTTTAATCTTGGAATGTAACTCATAACTAAATTACTTCATTGGATTTTTTGGAAAGCCTTACTTTTTTCCCATCCCTTACTTCATAACCTATTCTTGTTGTTTCTCCTGATTTGGGATCAATCAACGAAAGATTGGAAATATGGATAGGGGCTTCCTTTTTTACAATTCCTCCCTGAGGGTTGTTAGCACTTGGCTTCTCGTGTTTGGAAACTGTGTTAGCACCTTCAACGATAGCCTTGTTCTTTTCACGGTCAACCCGAAGTACTTTACCTTCTGTGCCCTTGTGGTCTCCCGCAATGACTCTAACCGTATCCCCTGTTTTAATTTTCAACTTCATCTGTCTGAAATTTCTTTTAAAGCACCTCTGGAGCTAGTGAAACTATTTTCATGAACTGTTTGTCCCTTAATTCTCTGGCAACTGGTCCAAATACTCTGGTCCCTCTCATTTCTCCTGTTGGATTCAGCAAAACACAAGCGTTGTCATCAAAACGAATATAAGATCCATCAGGTCTTCTTACTTCTTTTTTTGTTCTAACTACAACAGCCGTAGAGACAGAACCTTTTTTTACTGTTCCATTTGGAGCGGCCTCTTTGACAGTAACCACTATTTTATCTCCCAGAGAAGCATATCTTCTTTTTGTTCCTCCCAGTACGCGAATGGTCAAAACTTCTTTTGCACCTGTATTGTCCGCGACCTTTAATCTAGATTCTTGCTGTAACATAATTATTTAGCTCTTTCAAGGATTTCAACCAATCTCCAACATTTAGTCTTGCTCAATGGTCTTGTCTCCATTATTTTGACGGTGTCACCTTCATTACAATCATTTTTCTCGTCATGGGCAACATATTTCTTTGTCTTCAAAACGAACTTACCGTACATTGGATGTTTTACACGCTTTACCTCAGAAACCACTATTGATTTCTCCATTTTGTTGCTGGTAACAACGCCCACTCTTTCTTTTCTTAAATTTCTTTTTTCCATAAGGCAGAACCAATTATTGTAATTCCCTTTTAGTTAATTCTGTTGCAAGTCTTGCTACCGTCCTTCTTGTTTTTCTTATCTGTAATGGATTTTCCAAAGGTGTAACCGAATGTGCCATCCTTAAATCGGCATGCTGCTTTTTCAACTCGGCCAATCGTTCTTTTAGCTCTTCAATTGAAAGTTCCTTTATCTCTGACTGTTTCATCTTTCTTCTAAATATTAAGCGGAATAATCCCTAGCTACGATAAATTTAGTTTTCACGGGCAATTTTTGAGCTGCAAGTCTTAAAGCTTCCTTTGCAATGTCCATGGGAACACCTGCAACTTCAAACATAATTCTTCCAGGTTTGACAACCGCTACAAAATATTCTGGAGCACCCTTACCCTTACCCATACGTACCTCAAGAGGCTTTTTGGTAATGGGCTTGTCCGGAAATATTTTAATCCAAAGTTGACCTTGCCTCTTCATATACCTTGTCGCAGCAATACGCGCAGCCTCTATTTGACGGGAAGTTATGAAGTGTGAATCCAAGGACTTGATACCAAACATTCCGTTGGAAAGTTGGTGCCCCCTTTGTGAATTACCTTTCATACGTCCCTTCTGGGCTTTACGAAATTTTGTTCTTTTTGGCTGTAACATTTTACCTTTACTTTATCTTAATTACTTTCTACGGCGTTGTGGCTTTTTGCCATCTTGTTTGCCGCCTTTTCCTTGACCTTTTGACAATCCTACCAACGGGGATAGTTCTCTTTTACCATAAACTTCACCCTTCATGATCCAAACCTTTATTCCAAGCCTACCATAAGTAGTATGCGCCTCATGCAAAGCATAATCAATATCTGCCCTAAATGTAGACAAAGGTATTCTGCCATCTTTGTACGATTCTGAACGTGCCATTTCAGCTCCGTTCAAACGTCCGGAGATTTGAATCTTTATACCTTCTGCATTCATACGCATTGCTGCTGCAATTGCCATTTTAATGGCACGTCTGTATGAAATCCTGCTTTCAATCTGTCGTGCTACGCTAGCAGCAACCAGATTGGCATCAACTTCAGGTCTTTTTATTTCGTGAATATTGATTTGAACTTCTTTATTGGTGATTTTCTTTAGCTCTTCTTTAAGCTTATCAACTTCTTGCCCACCTTTACCAATAATAATACCAGGTCTAGCTGTAGTAATAGTAATGGTAATTAGTTTTAAAGTTCTTTCAATAATTACTCTTGATACACTGGCCTTTGCCAAACGTGCATGAATGTACTTTCTTATTTTGTCATCTTCAGCCAGCTTATCGCCATAATCGTTACCACCATACCAGTTGGATTCCCATCCTCTGATGATTCCTAAACGATTCCCTATCGGATTGGTCTTTTGTCCCATATTATACTCTAGCTTTCAACGTTGTTATTGGATTCCAAAATCATGGTAACATGATTGGAACGTTTTCTAATTCTATGTGCTCTCCCCTGTGGCGCTGGTCTTAGTCTTTTTAACATAGTACCTCCATCCACACGGATTTCCTTTATAACAAGGTCAGCATCTTCAATATTGGCCTCCTCATTCTTCGATTCCCAATTGGCGATCGCGGAAAGTAATAATTTCTCTAGCTTCCTTGAAGCTTCCTTAGGATTAAATCTCAAAATTGCGAGTGCCATCTCTACTTGTTTTCCTCTTACCAAGTCGGCGACCAAACGCATTTTTCTTGGTGAAGTAGGACAATTGTTCAACTTGGCAATAGCAAGCTGCTTTTTTTCTTCTTTTAACCTTTCGGCCATCTGTCTTTTACGAACTCCCATAGCTTACTTACTTTTTACCTTTGTTTTTAGCTCCTGCATGACCTCTAAAAGATCTAGTAGGTGAAAATTCCCCAAGCTTGTGACCCACCATATTTTCCGTAACGTAAACAGGAACGAATTGTCTCCCATTGTGTACAGCTATGGTTTGTCCTACGAAATCTGGCGTTATCATTGAGGCTCTAGACCATGTTTTGATAACCGTTTTCTTACCTGAATCTATGTTGTTCTGGACTTTCTTTTCCAGACTATGATGAACGTAAGGTCCTTTTTTTAATGAACGTGCCATTTTCTTTTACTTTTATTTCTTTCTACGTTCTATGATATATCTATTCGTATCTTTTGTCTTAGATCGGGTTCTAAATCCTTTGGCAGGAATACCGTTCTTAGATCTTGGATGGCCTCCAGAAGCCCTTCCTTCACCACCACCCATTGGATGATCGACAGGGTTCATTGCTACTGGTCTAGTTCTTGGCCTTCTGCCCAACCATCTGCTTCTACCTGCTTTACCGGATACCAACAATTGGTGATCAGAGTTGGAAACAGCTCCAATAGTGGCCAAACAGTTGGCTAAAATCATACGTGTTTCACCAGATGGCAATTTAATAGTGACAAATTTTCCATCCTTAGCCATTAGCTGTGCAAAAGTACCTGCACTTCTAGCCATAACGGCTCCTTGACCAGGTCTTAATTCGATACAGGAAATAATAGTACCCAATGGAATTTCACTCAATGGAAGTGCATTTCCTATTTCTGGAGAAGCTTTTGATCCTGAAGATATCTTCTGACCTACTTGCATTCCATTTTGGGCAACTACATATCTCTTCTTACCATCTTTATATTCGACTAGCGCAATAAATGCAGTTCTATTGGGATCGTACTGTATAGATACAATTTTAGCATCTACTCCTTGTTTATCTCTTTTGAAGTCGATAACACGATACCTTCTTTTATGACCTCCACCTCTATGGCGTATGGTCATTTTTCCTTGACTGTTCCTACCGCCCGACTTTTTTAACGGAGCAAGCAAACTTTTCTCCGGCTTATCAGTAGTAATCGCGTCAAATCCGTTTACTACTCTAAAACGCTGTCCAGGGGTTATCGGTTTTAATTTTCTAACTGACATTTCTCGTCTTTATAGATTACTGTAAAAATCAATAATATCGCCTTCCACTACATCAACAATTGCCTTTTTCAAGGAATTTGTTTTTCCGTGTTGGATTCCTGTTTTGGCATAACGACTCTTACGATTTGGACCATAATTCATAGTTCTAACCTTTTTCACAGAAACACCATAGGTGGCCTCAACAGCATCTTTAATTTGAAGCTTGTTGGCCGTTGGATTAACGTAGAAACCATAACGATTGAAAAGCTCGCTGTCCGCGGTCATTTTTTCCGTAATGATTGGTTTTATCAACACACTCATGATATTCTTATTTCTTTAGGTTCGATTCTATTCCTTCCAGAGCACTTTCGGTCAATACTACATTTTTAGCATTAATTATTTTGTAAGTACTTAATTCTGAATTGATTATGACTTCTGAACGCTCTAAATTGCGCGACGACAAATATACATTATTATTTGAATCGCCCAACACGATAAGAGACTTTTTATTTTCTATTCCAAGAGAAGTCAAAAATGCTTTGAAATCCTTAGTTTTTGGAGCTTCAAAATTGAAGTCCTCGACCACCATTATAGACTTTTCTTTTGACTTTAATGTTAAGGCTGATTTACGAGCTAAACGCTTAACATTTTTGTTCAATTTTTGCTGGTAATTTTTAGGTCTTGGGCCAAAAATTCTACCACCTCCTCTAAAAATAGGAGATTTGATACTACCTGCCCTAGCTGTACCAGTGCCCTTCTGTTTCTTGATTTTTCTAGTACTACCGGCTATTTCAGCTCTTTCCTTAGCTTTGTGGGTACCCTGTCTTTGGTGCGCCAAATACTGCTTAACATCTAAATATATAGCATGCTCATTGGGCTCTATAGCGAAAACATCATCAGAAAGGTCAACCTTTCTTCCTGTTTCTTTTCCTTTAATATCTAAAACTGCAACCTTCATTACTTCTCAATTGTTACGTAAGCATTTTTATGACCTGGAACGCAACCCTTCACTACGATAAGGTTTTTCTCAGGAACCACTTTCAATACTCTCAAGTTTTGAACTGTTACTCTTTCACCACCCATTCTACCTGCCATTTTCATTCCTTTAAAAACTCTTGCAGGATACGAGGCAGCACCAATAGAACCGGGGGCTCTTAATCTGTTGTGCTGTCCATGGGTTGCTTGACCAACACCGGCAAAACCGTGTCTTTTAACAACACCTTGGAAACCTTTACCTTTTGATGTACCAATAACATCAACAAACTCTCCTTCTGTGAAAAGCTCAACATTTAAAGTATCTCCTAATTTAAACTCACCTTCAAAATCTCGGAACTCAACGACTTTCTTTTTAGGAGAAGCACCTGCTTTTTTAACATGACCCAATTCAGCCTTGTTTGCACGTCTTTCTGCCTTGTCATCGAAACCAAGCTGAAGGGCACTGTACCCGTCGACCTCTTCGGTTCTGACTTGGGTAACCACGCATGGTCCAGCTTCAAGAACGGTACATGGAATGTTCTTTCCATTCTCGTCGAAGATGCTGGTCATACCGATTTTTCTTCCTATTAACCCAGACATATTTATAATTATTAATTGTTTAAATTTTATTGTGCCAATTTGTTGGCAAAAAAATTTGGGTCAAGAAAATCCTCTGACCCAGATTTTTTTCTTTCACCATTTTTCCTTTGCGAAACGCTCAGGACATGTCCACCACCTTTTAACAAGGTAGTTTAATAACTTACACTTTTATCTCCACCTCAACGCCACTAGGAAGCTCAAGCTTCATAAGTGCGTCAATGGTTTTTGATGAAGAGCTATAAATATCCAGGAGCCTCTTGTAAGAACTCAATTGGAACTGCTCTCTGGATTTCTTGTTCACGTGAGGTGAACGCAAAACCGTAAATATTTTTTTGTGCGTTGGCAATGGAATTGGACCCGTAACCACAGCGCCTGTTGTCTTAACTGTCTTTACAATCTTCTCAGCAGATTTATCCACCAAGTTGTGATCATAAGACTTAAGTTTTATTCTAATTTTTTGACTCATCTTGCTGAAAAATTAAGCGGTTACTCCTTTAACTGATTTAATAACTTCTTCTGCAATATTGGTTGGAGTTTCTGCATAATGCGAAAATTCCATAGTTGAAGTTGCTCTACCCGAAGACAATGTTCTCAATGACGTAACATAACCGAACATTTCTGATAAAGGCACCTCACCTTTAACTACTTTGGAACCAGCTCTATCACTCATATCGCTAATTGTTCCTCTTCGTCTATTAAGGTCGCCAACAATATCACCCATGTTTTCTTCAGGGGTTAATACCTCAATTTTCATGATAGGCTCCATCAATACTGACCTTGCAGATTTTGCAGCGGCTTTGTATCCCATTTTTGCGGCCAACTCGAAGGATAGTGAATCTGAATCCACAGGGTGGAAAGAACCATCCTTTAAAGTAACCTTCATACTATCCATCTCAAACCCGGCCAATGGACCATTCTTCATAGCCTCTTTAAATCCTTTTTCTACAGATGGAATATATTCTTTAGGTATGTTACCACCTTTAATAACATTTACAAATTCCAATCCTTCCACATCATCACCAGCGGGCTCCATAGTAAATACGATGTCTGCAAATTTACCACGACCACCAGATTGCTTTTTGTAGACTTCTCTATGATCGGCAGATTGTGTAATCGCTTCCTTGTATTCAACTTGAGGTTGACCTTGATTAACCTCAACTTTAAACTCACGACGTAAGCGGTCAACGATAATATCTAAGTGAAGTTCACCCATACCGGAAATAATGGTCTGGCCAGATGCCTCATCCGTTTTTACTTGGAATGTAGGATCTTCTTCGGCCAATTTTGCCAAAGACATACCCAATTTATCGACATCAGCTTTGGTTTTAGGCTCCACTGCGATACCTATTACAGGATCTGGAAAATCCATGCTTTCAAGTATGATAGGGTGCTTTTCGGAAGACATAGTATCACCAGTCTTTATATCCTTAAAACCTACAGCAGCTCCAATATCACCAGCTTCTATATAGTCGATAGCATTTTGCTTATTTGAATGCATTTGGTAAATACGGGAAATACGTTCTTTTTTTCCTGAACGATTATTCAAGATATAAGAACCTGCATCCAAGCGACCGGAATATGCCCTAAAGAATGCCAAGCGACCTACGAAAGGGTCTGTAGCAATTTTAAATGCCAAAGCAGAAAATGGCTCCTTTGGGTCTGGCTTTCTGGTAATTTCATTACCTGTATCTGGATCAGTCCCAACAATATCGTCCTTGTCAATTGGTGATGGCAAATAACGACATACGGCATCCAATAAAAACTGAACTCCTTTATTCTTGAATGAAGAACCACAAATCATGGGAATTATAGCCCTATCCATTACAGCTGCTCTTAATGCGGCATGCACTTCTTCTTCTGTGATAGAATCTTCATCTTCAAAGAATTTTTCCATCAATTCTTCATCGTACTCTGCAACGGCTTCAATTAAGGCAGCTCTATATTCCTTAACCTCACCTTTCATTTCTTCTGGAATATCAACAACATCGAATGTTGAACCAAAATTATCATCGTGCCAAACTATAGCCCTATTCTTGGCCAAGTCGACAATACCTCTAAAATCGGCCTCGTCTCCA encodes:
- the rplN gene encoding 50S ribosomal protein L14, which gives rise to MLQQESRLKVADNTGAKEVLTIRVLGGTKRRYASLGDKIVVTVKEAAPNGTVKKGSVSTAVVVRTKKEVRRPDGSYIRFDDNACVLLNPTGEMRGTRVFGPVARELRDKQFMKIVSLAPEVL
- the rpsQ gene encoding 30S ribosomal protein S17, translated to MEKRNLRKERVGVVTSNKMEKSIVVSEVKRVKHPMYGKFVLKTKKYVAHDEKNDCNEGDTVKIMETRPLSKTKCWRLVEILERAK
- the rplP gene encoding 50S ribosomal protein L16, which produces MLQPKRTKFRKAQKGRMKGNSQRGHQLSNGMFGIKSLDSHFITSRQIEAARIAATRYMKRQGQLWIKIFPDKPITKKPLEVRMGKGKGAPEYFVAVVKPGRIMFEVAGVPMDIAKEALRLAAQKLPVKTKFIVARDYSA
- the rplD gene encoding 50S ribosomal protein L4, which gives rise to MKVAVLDIKGKETGRKVDLSDDVFAIEPNEHAIYLDVKQYLAHQRQGTHKAKERAEIAGSTRKIKKQKGTGTARAGSIKSPIFRGGGRIFGPRPKNYQQKLNKNVKRLARKSALTLKSKEKSIMVVEDFNFEAPKTKDFKAFLTSLGIENKKSLIVLGDSNNNVYLSSRNLERSEVIINSELSTYKIINAKNVVLTESALEGIESNLKK
- the rplO gene encoding 50S ribosomal protein L15 is translated as MDLHNLKPAEGAVNRDGKRLGRGQASGKGGTAARGHKGAKSRSGYSKKIGFEGGQMPLQRRVPKFGFNNINRKEYQGINLSKLQELVDNGTIKNEVTLDTLVENRLARKNDLVKILGDGELKASLKVSVHKFTASAKSAIEAAGGEAISL
- the rplE gene encoding 50S ribosomal protein L5, translating into MSYIPRLKKEYKERVVKALSEEFGYKNVMQVPKLEKIVVSRGVGAAVSDKKLIDHAVDELTNITGQKAIATMSKKDVATFKLRKGMPIGAKVTLRGERMYEFLDRLITSALPRVRDFQGIRATGFDGRGNYNLGITEQIIFPEINIDKINRINGMDITFVTSADTDKEAKSLLSELGLPFKKN
- the rpsN gene encoding 30S ribosomal protein S14; its protein translation is MAKESMKAREVKRAKMVAKYAEKRKALKEAGDYEALQKLPKNASPVRMRNRCKLTGRPRGYMRTFGISRVTFREMANQGLIPGVKKASW
- the rpsE gene encoding 30S ribosomal protein S5; protein product: MYQKYKNVETVKPGGLELKDRLVGVQRVTKVTKGGRAFGFSAIVVVGDENGVVGHGLGKSKEVATAIAKAIEDAKKNLIRIPLNKGTLPHEQKGKFGGARVFIKPASHGTGVIAGGAVRAVLEAVGVNDVLSKSQGSSNPHNVVKATFDALLQLRGAQTVANQRGISLEKVFKG
- the rplB gene encoding 50S ribosomal protein L2 — translated: MSVRKLKPITPGQRFRVVNGFDAITTDKPEKSLLAPLKKSGGRNSQGKMTIRHRGGGHKRRYRVIDFKRDKQGVDAKIVSIQYDPNRTAFIALVEYKDGKKRYVVAQNGMQVGQKISSGSKASPEIGNALPLSEIPLGTIISCIELRPGQGAVMARSAGTFAQLMAKDGKFVTIKLPSGETRMILANCLATIGAVSNSDHQLLVSGKAGRSRWLGRRPRTRPVAMNPVDHPMGGGEGRASGGHPRSKNGIPAKGFRTRSKTKDTNRYIIERRKK
- the rplW gene encoding 50S ribosomal protein L23, whose amino-acid sequence is MSVLIKPIITEKMTADSELFNRYGFYVNPTANKLQIKDAVEATYGVSVKKVRTMNYGPNRKSRYAKTGIQHGKTNSLKKAIVDVVEGDIIDFYSNL
- the rplX gene encoding 50S ribosomal protein L24, whose translation is MKLKIKTGDTVRVIAGDHKGTEGKVLRVDREKNKAIVEGANTVSKHEKPSANNPQGGIVKKEAPIHISNLSLIDPKSGETTRIGYEVRDGKKVRLSKKSNEVI
- the rpsJ gene encoding 30S ribosomal protein S10 — translated: MSQKIRIKLKSYDHNLVDKSAEKIVKTVKTTGAVVTGPIPLPTHKKIFTVLRSPHVNKKSREQFQLSSYKRLLDIYSSSSKTIDALMKLELPSGVEVEIKV
- the rplV gene encoding 50S ribosomal protein L22 translates to MGVRKRQMAERLKEEKKQLAIAKLNNCPTSPRKMRLVADLVRGKQVEMALAILRFNPKEASRKLEKLLLSAIANWESKNEEANIEDADLVIKEIRVDGGTMLKRLRPAPQGRAHRIRKRSNHVTMILESNNNVES
- the rpsC gene encoding 30S ribosomal protein S3, producing the protein MGQKTNPIGNRLGIIRGWESNWYGGNDYGDKLAEDDKIRKYIHARLAKASVSRVIIERTLKLITITITTARPGIIIGKGGQEVDKLKEELKKITNKEVQINIHEIKRPEVDANLVAASVARQIESRISYRRAIKMAIAAAMRMNAEGIKIQISGRLNGAEMARSESYKDGRIPLSTFRADIDYALHEAHTTYGRLGIKVWIMKGEVYGKRELSPLVGLSKGQGKGGKQDGKKPQRRRK
- the rpmC gene encoding 50S ribosomal protein L29, yielding MKQSEIKELSIEELKERLAELKKQHADLRMAHSVTPLENPLQIRKTRRTVARLATELTKRELQ
- the rplF gene encoding 50S ribosomal protein L6, whose product is MSRIGNNPIAISEGVTVEVNENVVTVKGKLGELSQEFSGVAIKVEEGNVHIARPSDSKEHKAKHGLYRSLVSNMVDGVSKGWTKELELVGVGYRASNQGQKLDLALGFSHNIVLDIAPEVKIETISEKGKNPIVKLTSHDKQLVGQVAAKIRAFRKPEPYKGKGIKFVGEQLRRKAGKSA
- the rplR gene encoding 50S ribosomal protein L18, producing MGLSKTERKLRIRRRIRKVSSGTETRPRLSVFRSNKEIYAQLIDDINGVTLAAASSRDKGVEAKGTKTEIATQVGKAIAEKGKKLGIEAVAFDRGGNLYHGRVKSLAEGAREAGLKF
- the rpmD gene encoding 50S ribosomal protein L30 codes for the protein MSKIKVKQVKSAIKRTQNQKRTLEALGLRKIGHVVEHDATPNILGMINKVKHLVSTEEA
- the rplC gene encoding 50S ribosomal protein L3, translated to MSGLIGRKIGMTSIFDENGKNIPCTVLEAGPCVVTQVRTEEVDGYSALQLGFDDKAERRANKAELGHVKKAGASPKKKVVEFRDFEGEFKLGDTLNVELFTEGEFVDVIGTSKGKGFQGVVKRHGFAGVGQATHGQHNRLRAPGSIGAASYPARVFKGMKMAGRMGGERVTVQNLRVLKVVPEKNLIVVKGCVPGHKNAYVTIEK
- the rpsH gene encoding 30S ribosomal protein S8 produces the protein MLTDPISDYLTRIRNASSAGHRVVDIPASNLKRQITKILFDQGYILSYKFEDNKVQGNIKIALKYDKFTKEPVIKKLQRVSKPGLRKYSGSGELPRVLNGLGVAIVSTSYGVMTSKQAKQDNVGGEVLCYVY
- the rpsS gene encoding 30S ribosomal protein S19, with the translated sequence MARSLKKGPYVHHSLEKKVQNNIDSGKKTVIKTWSRASMITPDFVGQTIAVHNGRQFVPVYVTENMVGHKLGEFSPTRSFRGHAGAKNKGKK